The Streptomyces sp. HSG2 genome has a segment encoding these proteins:
- a CDS encoding metallophosphoesterase, giving the protein MTQGAGRGPEVERTATVRDFRVPAYVHEAGPLGEAAPPAGDTTSHEGDTPDGYTPTLRDLPVVAAEASLPQDTDPDASAEEDSSGPGPLYVVGDVHGYYDELVAALREKELLDDEGRWCAGTSRLWFLGDFTDRGPDGIGVIELVMRLSAEAAAAGGYCKALMGNHELLLLGARRFGDTPVDSGAGTATFQAAWLLNGGQKTDMDRLQDHHLQWMSRLDALEEVDGHLLVHSDTTAYLEYGRSIEEVNDTVREALTHNDADEAWDLFRKFTKRFSFRDEGGADAVRSLLDTYGGTRVVHGHSPIPYLLGEAGSERDDAERRPVVKGPHVYADGLAIAMDGGVTMDGRLLVERLPLTD; this is encoded by the coding sequence ATGACTCAGGGGGCCGGTCGGGGACCCGAGGTGGAGCGTACGGCGACGGTGCGCGACTTCCGGGTGCCCGCGTACGTCCACGAGGCCGGGCCGCTCGGCGAGGCCGCTCCGCCCGCAGGCGACACGACCTCACACGAGGGGGACACGCCCGACGGGTACACGCCCACCCTCCGTGACCTGCCCGTCGTGGCTGCCGAGGCCTCCCTCCCGCAGGACACGGATCCCGACGCCTCGGCCGAGGAGGATTCCTCGGGCCCAGGCCCGTTGTACGTGGTCGGCGACGTCCACGGGTACTACGACGAGCTCGTCGCCGCGTTGCGCGAGAAGGAACTCCTCGACGACGAGGGGCGGTGGTGCGCGGGGACCAGCCGCCTGTGGTTCCTCGGCGACTTCACCGACCGGGGTCCGGACGGGATCGGCGTCATCGAGCTGGTGATGAGGCTCTCCGCCGAGGCGGCGGCGGCCGGAGGGTACTGCAAGGCCCTGATGGGCAACCACGAACTGCTGCTGCTCGGCGCCAGGAGGTTCGGCGACACACCGGTCGACTCCGGCGCCGGCACCGCCACCTTCCAGGCCGCCTGGCTGCTCAACGGCGGCCAGAAGACGGACATGGACCGCCTGCAGGACCACCATCTGCAGTGGATGTCCCGACTGGACGCCCTCGAAGAGGTCGACGGCCACCTCCTGGTCCACTCCGACACGACCGCGTATCTCGAGTACGGGCGCTCCATCGAGGAGGTCAACGACACCGTCCGAGAGGCCCTCACCCACAACGACGCCGACGAGGCGTGGGATCTGTTCCGCAAATTCACCAAACGGTTCTCCTTCCGGGACGAGGGCGGTGCCGACGCGGTGCGCTCACTGCTCGATACGTACGGCGGTACCCGCGTCGTTCACGGCCACAGCCCCATCCCGTACCTGCTGGGCGAGGCCGGCTCGGAGAGGGACGACGCGGAGCGTCGGCCGGTCGTCAAGGGGCCGCACGTCTACGCCGACGGACTCGCCATCGCCATGGACGGCGGGGTGACCATGGACGGCAGGCTCTTGGTCGAGCGCCTTCCCCTGACCGACTGA
- a CDS encoding LacI family DNA-binding transcriptional regulator: MTPAGKHQVSRAETSRRSSRPSRAGIRDVAAAAGVSITTVSDALNGKGRLPDATRRHVREVADRLGYRPSAAARTLRTGKSGLIGLTVTTYGEEPFTFTEFAYFADMARAATSAALARGYALVILPATSRHDVWSNVALDGTVVIDPSDQDPVVGELIRQGLPVVSDGRPAGTLPVTAWVDNDHEAAVLGILDHLADAGARRIGLLTGTSTDTYTHLSTTAYLRWCERVGQDPVYEAYQAHDPGAGAMAADRLLARPDRPDAVYGLFDPNGTDLLAAARRYGLRVPEDLLLVCCSESAHYAGTEPPVTTLSLKPRRIGTAVVQLLIDAIEGHTSERPVEQVIPTELIVRTSSRRRPPRTTVRPPRSPDSR; this comes from the coding sequence ATGACACCAGCAGGGAAGCATCAGGTGAGCCGCGCGGAAACCTCACGTCGGAGCAGTCGGCCGAGCCGGGCGGGCATCAGGGACGTGGCCGCCGCCGCCGGCGTCTCCATCACGACCGTCTCCGACGCCCTCAACGGCAAGGGACGACTACCCGATGCCACGCGTCGTCACGTGCGCGAGGTGGCCGACCGACTGGGCTATCGCCCCTCGGCAGCGGCGCGCACTCTCCGCACGGGGAAGTCCGGGCTCATCGGACTGACCGTCACCACCTACGGCGAGGAGCCCTTCACCTTCACCGAGTTCGCCTACTTCGCGGACATGGCCAGAGCCGCGACCTCGGCCGCTCTGGCCCGCGGATACGCCTTGGTCATCCTCCCGGCCACCTCCCGCCACGACGTCTGGTCCAACGTCGCGTTGGACGGCACGGTCGTCATCGACCCCTCGGACCAGGACCCGGTGGTCGGCGAACTGATCCGGCAGGGGCTGCCCGTGGTGTCCGACGGCCGTCCGGCCGGCACCCTCCCGGTCACCGCCTGGGTGGACAACGACCACGAGGCGGCGGTCCTCGGCATCCTCGACCACCTCGCGGACGCCGGTGCCCGCCGCATCGGCCTGCTCACCGGCACCTCCACGGACACCTACACACACCTGTCGACCACGGCGTACCTGCGGTGGTGCGAGCGGGTCGGCCAGGACCCGGTGTACGAGGCCTACCAGGCGCACGACCCCGGCGCCGGGGCCATGGCCGCCGACCGGCTCCTCGCCCGTCCCGACAGGCCCGACGCGGTCTACGGCCTCTTCGACCCGAACGGCACCGACCTGCTGGCCGCGGCACGACGCTACGGCCTGCGTGTGCCGGAGGACCTGCTGCTGGTGTGCTGCAGCGAGTCGGCGCACTACGCGGGCACCGAGCCACCCGTCACCACGCTGTCGCTCAAACCGCGCAGAATCGGCACGGCGGTGGTACAGCTCCTGATCGACGCCATCGAGGGTCACACCTCCGAGCGCCCGGTGGAGCAGGTGATACCGACCGAGCTCATCGTGCGGACCTCCTCCCGACGTCGGCCGCCCCGTACCACGGTCCGTCCGCCGCGCTCGCCGGACAGCCGCTGA